The following proteins come from a genomic window of Candidatus Methylomirabilota bacterium:
- a CDS encoding class II aldolase/adducin family protein, with protein MTKRASTTEAVLKRRLVQASWILAMEGQGDLVWGHASVRVPGRETFWIKPTGLGLDEVRVEDLLLCDLDGRVVRGKGPRHIEVFIHSEVMRARPEVGAVVHTHAIHPTVFAALGVPLRAVTHEAAVFVPPDVPRFDETTDLINTAERGRAMARALGSRDALLLVSHGIVTSGTTIERAAINALLLDRAARAQLLLGGAPVECSSNEADSLAKRDLLLADSHQALRWGYLRRKLASTRPGHSRGPGRGWAPARRIR; from the coding sequence ATGACGAAGCGAGCGTCGACGACCGAGGCGGTGCTGAAGCGCCGGCTGGTCCAGGCGTCGTGGATCCTGGCCATGGAGGGCCAGGGGGACCTGGTGTGGGGGCACGCCTCGGTGCGCGTCCCCGGCCGCGAGACCTTCTGGATCAAGCCGACCGGATTGGGCCTGGACGAGGTGCGGGTCGAGGACCTCCTCCTCTGCGACCTGGACGGCCGGGTGGTCCGCGGGAAGGGGCCCCGGCACATCGAGGTGTTCATCCACAGCGAGGTCATGCGGGCCCGGCCCGAGGTGGGCGCGGTCGTCCACACCCACGCCATCCACCCCACCGTCTTCGCCGCGCTGGGCGTTCCCTTGCGGGCGGTCACCCACGAGGCGGCGGTCTTCGTGCCGCCGGACGTCCCCCGCTTCGACGAGACGACGGACCTCATCAACACCGCGGAGCGGGGCCGCGCGATGGCGCGAGCCCTCGGGAGCCGGGACGCGCTCCTGCTGGTGAGCCACGGCATCGTGACCTCGGGCACGACCATCGAGCGGGCGGCCATCAATGCCCTCCTGCTCGACCGCGCCGCCCGCGCCCAGCTGCTCCTGGGTGGGGCCCCGGTCGAGTGCTCGAGCAACGAGGCCGACTCTCTCGCCAAGCGGGACCTCCTGCTCGCCGACTCCCACCAGGCCCTGCGCTGGGGCTACCTCCGGCGGAAGCTGGCCAGCACCCGCCCGGGGCATTCCCGAGGCCCAGGGCGAGGGTGGGCCCCAGCGCGGAGAATCCGGTGA
- a CDS encoding iron-containing redox enzyme family protein: protein MRGTTVGPRTIVDLLQEDMQRAHNRYLNSPLVRLIASGQLPRAAIKDYAVLRWPFQAHADLAMMISHAAFLRGDDAAHLLGNAFDEILRPAGEGDHPSLWVQFALAVGATRAELDAAAANPLPEVLGFSKTMTYYCTRSAEEGLSSWFADEEQLPEVHGATALALRKYYGYRDDVIEYFLEHVRADLGHSDAAESMLVSYCHTPEAIQRGRRAGNMTLWAWREMHDGILREIRKRHRVSPGGAGETARSEEGRAG from the coding sequence GTGAGGGGGACGACCGTGGGGCCGCGGACGATCGTGGACCTCCTCCAGGAGGACATGCAGCGGGCGCACAACCGATACCTGAACTCGCCGCTGGTCCGGCTGATCGCCTCGGGGCAGCTCCCCAGGGCGGCGATCAAGGACTACGCCGTGCTCCGCTGGCCCTTCCAGGCGCACGCCGACCTGGCGATGATGATCAGTCACGCCGCGTTCCTGCGGGGCGATGACGCCGCTCATCTCCTGGGCAACGCCTTCGACGAGATCCTCCGGCCGGCCGGCGAGGGCGACCACCCGTCGCTCTGGGTGCAGTTCGCCCTCGCGGTCGGTGCCACCCGGGCCGAGCTGGACGCCGCGGCGGCGAACCCGCTGCCCGAGGTGCTCGGCTTCTCGAAGACGATGACCTACTACTGCACGCGGTCGGCCGAGGAGGGGCTGTCCTCCTGGTTCGCCGACGAGGAGCAGCTGCCCGAGGTCCACGGGGCCACCGCGCTGGCGCTCCGCAAGTACTACGGCTACCGGGACGACGTGATCGAGTACTTCCTCGAGCACGTGCGAGCGGATCTCGGCCATTCGGACGCCGCCGAGAGCATGCTGGTGTCCTACTGCCACACGCCGGAGGCCATCCAGCGGGGACGCCGGGCCGGCAACATGACGCTCTGGGCCTGGCGCGAGATGCACGACGGGATCCTGCGGGAGATCCGGAAGCGTCATCGCGTCTCCCCGGGCGGGGCAGGCGAGACGGCCCGGAGCGAAGAGGGGAGAGCCGGATGA